A window of Chryseobacterium sp. IHB B 17019 genomic DNA:
ATGTTCAGTCAAGAGCTGCAAGTTTAGGAATTACGGGAACTCTTCCCAATGCTGCTAATAAATACATGAAGCAAGGTACACCGGGAGCAACAACCGGAGCTGGAAGCGTAGTGCTGACACAAGCAAATATGCCTGCTTTCACTTTATCAGGTAATACATCATCTGTAAACCACAACCACGCATTAGTAAGTCCGGGATTTACTGTTTTACGAGCTACCGATATTGTTCAGGATCCGGCAGGAACAGCAAACTCTGATCAGCTAGCGGGTGGAGCAGCGGTAGGGTCAATATCTGCAAGCCAGACGTATACTTCAAATGCGGATGGGGCTCATGCTCATACGGTTACTATACCTACGGGAGGAACAGCAACAGCTATTCCTTTAGCACCGAATTATATACAGGTTAATTATTTTATTTATTTAGGAACTTAATAAAAATCTTATGCAAACCAGAACTACAATAAAAATCACTTTGCTATTGTGTCTTTTTTCAGTAATGAATCTGAAAGCGCAAATAGGAGTTGGTACATCTGCACCAAAGGCTGCATTAGATATTACTTCAACCACACAGGGGGTTTTAATCCCGAGATTGGCTGCGCTTCAGGCTGAAGCAATCAGTAATCCGGAATTAGGAGAGCTTATTTACTCCACAACAAATGATGGAGCTACGATCAAAAGTCAGGGATTTTGGTATTATGACGGAACTACATGGAAACCTTTCGGGGCAACTGTACAACCTAATATTGACCTATATAATGGAAACGGAACACTGACCTCCAACCGTACCGTAACAATGAGTGGAAATAATCTGTCTTTTGATTCAGATAAATTAACGATACTTTCAACTGCTCAAAGAGTTGGTCTTGGAAACAATACACCACAGCACACTTTGGATGTTAACGGAAATACACGTGTCAGAAACTTATCTGCGGGAAATGTAGTTTCTTTAGCAGACGGAACCTTAGCATTAGGTCCGAAAGTACCTTATGGAACGGTAAAAGAATCTCTGCGTTCTACGGATCATAATGGCTGGTACAAATTGGATGGAAGAGCAGTAAATACATTGTCTGCAACAGCACAGGCCAGAGCCGCTACATTAGGAATTACCGGAAATCTTATCAATGCCAGTAATCTTCTTATGAGGCAGGGAGCTACTTTAGCTTCGGGAGGTGCTTCGAATGTTACGCTTATCAGGGCAAACCTTCCGAACTATAATATGACAGGAACTACTTCTACATCAGCAGACCAAACCCATACAATGATAGCCACGGGATTCAATTTGACTCCTAACGCAGCAGGAAATGCATTTATAGTAAGAGCGGGAAGAGGTACGGCCTCAGCAACAGCAACTATTACAGTGGCTTCTGCGGGAGCTCATATACATTCAGGAAATATTACTTCAGGAGGAACCGGAACACCATTCAGCATCATTCCGGAAAGCATCACATATACTTACTTTATTTACTTGGGACAATAAACAGGAAAGCATGAAAAAAATAATTGTTACTTCACTATTTTTATTAATATACTCTTCTTTAAGCGCACAAAAAGGATTAATAGGAATCGGGACAAATTCTCCCAATGCCGTACTGGATGTAGTTTCAGGAAAAAACGGAGTATTGATTCCCAGAGGAACAGCCACTCAGATTCAAAATATTCAAAATCCGGATGACTCTGAATTGGTATATTCTTTAACCAATGACGGTGTTACCATCAACAGAAAAGGATTCTGGTATTACCAATCCGGAAGCTGGAAACCACTTCTTGAGAATATCATCAATAGTAATAATATCGTCTATACCGTTGATGGAGTTCTTACCTCGGAAAGACAGATGACTATGGATGGTAAATCTCTGAACATCGGACCTAATCTGTTCTATATTTCAGGTACTTCTTCTATGATCGGGATACTTACAGCTGCTCCTACACAAGCATTAGATGTAAACGGAGAAGTAAGAGTTCAAGCTTTAAATAATGCAGGAAACGTACTTTCTGATGCACAGGGAGTTCTTGTACTTGATACTGAATATTTTGATGTAGGAGACGTGAAACCTTCTTTTATGACAACGGATCACGACGGATGGTATCTTCTTAACGGGCGGGATATCACTACATTACCTGCTGCCGCGCAGAACAATGCTACAAGCGTGCTAGGGATTACCACCACGTTGCCGGATGCGGCCGGACGTTATTCTATGGGTACAGCTTCTACTCCGGGAAGTTTTACGGGAAACAATACAGTTACCCTTGTCAGAGCCAATCTTCCTTTGTTCAATTTTACATATACCACCAATTCCACAGGAGCCCATACTCATACAATGACCTTTGACAGGATCAGAACTAACGCTCAAAATGGTGGTGGAAATAACGTTCACGATTATTGGTTGTCTGGAAGTTTTGTTGGAGGTTCCAATTATTCCAAATCAACAAGTTTCACAGCCCATCTTCATACATACAGTGTGCCGTCAGGAGGAAGTAATACTCCCGTAAATATTACACCAACTGCCCTGAATGCGAATTACTTTGTGTATTTAGGACAATAAAATTTTGATTTAATAGAATTAATGTAAAGTATGATAAATTTCAAGAAGATCGACGAGGTTGTTGATATTTAGTTTGCTGTAGATTCTTCTTTTATAAGTCCCGACTGTAGATTCCTGAATATTAAGGATATTTGCTATTTCCAAGTTTCCGTTCCCTTTAGCCAAAAGCATAAAAACTTGTAATTCTCTTTCAGATAGGAGATCCTCGGGACTTTTTTTATTATTTTTCTCAATTAATTGATTGAGTATCCCCTGGGAATAATAAATTCCGGTCGCTAGTACAGACTGTACGGCGGCTACCAAAGTCTCAGCAGTGCTGGATCTATGGAGAAAACCATTCGCTCCCTCATCAAAATATTGTATCGCAGTACTGTCCTTATGTGAAGAGAAAACAAGGATCAGGAGTCCTTCGGAAAGAGTTTTCAACTCCTTAATCATCGGTTTAAAAATACTTCCCGGAAGCTCAACATTAAGAATCAGCAGATCAAACTTTTCTGTCAGGATTTTTTGTTTGATTTCACTGTAAGTTTCGGCGTGATCTATGAAGGTATTAGGGAATTTTCTTTCCAGTATGGTGGAAGCGCCAATTCTTATAATATGATGATCATCAGCAATAAGTATATTTTTTTTCATATAATCAATATTTTTGATAATGGATTTTTAACAAGATATTTTTCTGAAAAGTGATTCCGGGTTTCAATCCCAGTTTATTTTTTCCATAATGTATATCAGTATTGCTCTTTTCTATGATGCCGTTTTTTGCACTGTTGCAGAGAAATATC
This region includes:
- a CDS encoding LuxR C-terminal-related transcriptional regulator, with protein sequence MKKNILIADDHHIIRIGASTILERKFPNTFIDHAETYSEIKQKILTEKFDLLILNVELPGSIFKPMIKELKTLSEGLLILVFSSHKDSTAIQYFDEGANGFLHRSSTAETLVAAVQSVLATGIYYSQGILNQLIEKNNKKSPEDLLSERELQVFMLLAKGNGNLEIANILNIQESTVGTYKRRIYSKLNINNLVDLLEIYHTLH